One segment of Arvicanthis niloticus isolate mArvNil1 chromosome 5, mArvNil1.pat.X, whole genome shotgun sequence DNA contains the following:
- the Msmp gene encoding prostate-associated microseminoprotein — MALRMMLWAGQAKGILGGWRIICLVVSLFLQHPGVNSKCYFQAQAPCHYEGKHFTLGESWLRKDCFHCTCLHPVGVGCCDTSQHPIDFPAGCEVLQEAGTCQFSLVQKADPRLPCKGGGPDLEWGSANTPVPGAPAPHSS; from the exons ATGGCTCTAAGGATGATGCTCTGGGCTGGCCAGGCCAAGGGGATCctgggaggctggaggatcatCTGCTTGGTGGTGTCTCTGTTCCTGCAGCACCCAGGAGTTAACAGCAAGTGTTACTTTCAAGCTCAAG CCCCCTGCCACTACGAAGGTAAACACTTCACTCTGGGTGAGTCTTGGCTCCGCAAGGACTGCTTCCATTGTACCTGTCTGCATCCTGTCGGTGTGGGCTGCTGTGACAC GTCTCAGCATCCCATTGACTTTCCTGCTGGGTGTGAAGTGCTACAGGAGGCAGGAACCTGTCAATTTTCCCTGGTGCAAAAAGCTGACCCTCGACTGCCCTGCAAAGGGGGAGGACCCGACTTAGAATGGGGCTCAGCTAACACCCCTGTTCCTGGGGCTCCTGCCCCTCACTCCAGCTAA
- the Rgp1 gene encoding RAB6A-GEF complex partner protein 2 produces the protein MIEVVAELSRGPVFLAGEALECVVTVTNPLPPTATSASSEALAWASAQIHCQFHASESRVALPPPDSSQPDVQPDSQTVFLPHRGERGQCILSTPPKILFCDLRLDPGESKSYSYSEVLPTEGPPSFRGQSVKYVYKLTIGCQRVNSPITLLRVPLRVLVLTGLQDVCFPQDEAVAPSSPFLEEDDSGKKDSWLAELAGERLMAATSCRSLHLYNISDGRGKVGTFGIFKSVYRLGEDVVGTLNLGEGTVACLQFSVSLQTEERVQPEYQRRRGTGVVPSVSHVTHARHQESCLHTTRTSFSLPIPLCSTPGFCTAVVSLKWRLHFEFVTSREPGLVLLPPLEQPEPATWTGPEQVPVDTFSWDLPIKVLPTSPTLVSYAAPGPSTSSITI, from the exons ATGATTGAAGTGGTAGCTGAGCTGAGCCGAGGTCCTGTATTTCTGGCGGGGGAGGCTCTGGAATGTGTGGTGACTGTCACTAATCCCCTGCCCCCGACGGCCACTTCTGCATCCAG TGAGGCTCTGGCCTGGGCCAGTGCCCAGATCCACTGCCAGTTCCATGCCAGCGAGAGTCGAGTAGCACTACCACCCCCTGACTCTAGTCAGCCGGATGTCCAGCCTGACAGTCAGACTGTCTTTCTGCCACACCGAG GTGAGAGGGGCCAGTGTATCCTTTCTACTCCACCAAAAATTCTGTTTTGTGACCTGAGGCTAGACCCTGGAGAATCCAAGTCAT ACTCCTACAGTGAAGTGCTGCCCACAGAGGGGCCACCTTCCTTTCGGGGTCAGTCAGTCAAATATGTCTACAAATTGACCATTGGCTGCCAGCGTGTGAACTCACCCATCACTTTACTCCGAGTCCCTCTGAGAGTTCTTGTGCTGACTG GTCTTCAAGATGTCTGCTTCCCCCAGGATGAGGCTGTGGCGCCATCCAGTCCGTTCTTAGAGGAggatgacagtgggaagaaggactCGTGGCTGGCTGAGCTAGCTGGGGAGCGCCTCATGGCTGCCACATCCTGCCGCAGCCTCC ATCTATACAATATCAGTGATGGCCGAGGGAAAGTCGGGACATTTGGTATCTTCAAATCTGTGTACAGACTTGGCGAGGACGTGGTGGGGACCTTAAACTTAGGGGAAGGAACCGTAGCTTGTCTGCAG TTTTCAGTAAGCTTGCAAACCGAAGAGCGGGTACAGCCTGAATACCAGCGGCGCCGCGGGACTGGAGTTGTCCCTTCAGTGTCCCATGTGACTCATGCTCGGCACCAGGAGTCCTGCCTACATACAACTAGAACCAgcttctctctccccatccctctttGCTCCACCCCTGGCTTCTGCACTGCCGTTG tGTCCTTGAAGTGGCGAttacattttgaatttgtaaCATCCCGAGAACCGGGATTGGTACTTCTGCCCCCGTTGGAGCAGCCTGAGCCTGCGACCTGGACAGGGCCTGAACAGGTGCCTGTAGACACCTTCAGCTGGGACCTCCCCATCAAAGTACTTCCTACAAGCCCCACCTTGGTCTCATATGCTGCCCCAGGCCCTAGCACAAGCAGTATAACCATCTGA